In the genome of Ancylomarina subtilis, one region contains:
- a CDS encoding TlpA disulfide reductase family protein — MMKFFKLFAFMALVMLFSCSKVSDKCIIKGQLSGGDGEVVIYPYQEVHSQKESDSLSYKAKVIDGKFEIEMDTELACRPVYIKIGDDSKRYTVFSEPGIIRIFEKDGVIVGEGSAVNDEYHELLAKLDYEAYNQLKYKHDLSPEEQGIVDNYIAKLWDLVKDYSASIPLSRLFYEKYWGADVETLNKIVNAFSKDIHQSYYLQKLIVRRANQLRVSIGKQAPAFTLKSVSREDVSLEMYKGKFVLVDFWASWCGPCRAEIPNLKEIYKDYQSKGLQILSVSTDANEKAWLKAVDKEQMLWKQVRDTKSVSDSYNITSIPAIFLLDPNGKIIDKGLHGQNLRNRIEEVLK; from the coding sequence ATGATGAAGTTTTTTAAACTATTTGCCTTTATGGCATTGGTAATGCTATTCTCGTGCAGCAAAGTAAGTGATAAGTGCATTATTAAAGGCCAGCTTTCTGGTGGTGATGGTGAAGTTGTTATTTATCCCTACCAAGAGGTTCACTCACAAAAGGAATCGGATAGCTTAAGCTATAAGGCTAAAGTAATCGATGGTAAGTTTGAAATAGAAATGGATACAGAGCTTGCCTGCAGACCCGTTTATATTAAAATAGGTGATGATTCTAAAAGGTACACCGTCTTTTCTGAGCCTGGAATCATAAGAATTTTTGAAAAAGATGGCGTGATCGTAGGAGAAGGTTCCGCTGTTAATGATGAATACCATGAATTATTAGCAAAGCTGGATTATGAGGCTTACAATCAATTGAAGTATAAGCATGACCTTTCTCCGGAAGAGCAGGGAATAGTTGATAACTATATTGCCAAACTATGGGATTTAGTCAAAGATTATTCTGCAAGTATCCCATTAAGTCGCTTATTCTACGAAAAATACTGGGGAGCTGATGTCGAGACTCTAAATAAGATAGTAAATGCTTTCTCAAAGGATATACATCAATCCTATTACCTGCAAAAACTGATTGTGCGAAGAGCCAATCAGTTAAGAGTTTCTATTGGTAAGCAAGCTCCTGCATTCACGCTAAAGTCAGTGAGTAGAGAGGATGTTTCTTTAGAGATGTATAAGGGAAAATTTGTTTTAGTAGATTTTTGGGCATCCTGGTGTGGTCCATGTCGTGCAGAAATCCCAAATCTGAAAGAGATTTACAAAGATTATCAATCAAAAGGATTGCAGATTTTGTCTGTAAGTACTGATGCTAATGAAAAGGCCTGGCTTAAAGCTGTAGATAAAGAACAAATGCTATGGAAGCAAGTTCGCGATACCAAATCAGTGAGTGATTCTTATAATATTACATCTATCCCAGCTATTTTCCTGCTTGATCCCAATGGAAAAATTATAGATAAAGGTCTACACGGTCAAAATTTACGAAATAGAATTGAAGAGGTTTTAAAGTAG
- a CDS encoding FecR family protein, translated as MSTTKAHIKISKLIYKEKTDLLNESESDILNAWKHESEENRSLYERLVQDLDLDSKKKEYNQIDSEQAWKKLEPQLKTETKVRTLFKEFVRYAAILILPLAIGGYLVYNAIDSVETYDEVWVDNITPGTQKATLILSNGETIDLEDQQNQLIKTTEGDQLKNSDHKLSYDREHLAEMSTKWHRLVVPKGGEYQLQLSDGTQVWLNSDSELKYTDRFIGEDRIVYLKGEAYFDVAKDKEHAFIVQTNRMDVKVYGTEFNMMAYDDEELTQTTLVEGSVGVHLKNESGIVEKMMLEPNMQVAYNKGALKGELRTVKTSLYTGWKDGRFQFNDEDLGSIMRKLSRWYNVKVFFQNPSIQNIRFTGEMKRFEDFSTILNLLELGSNVEFEVKGDVLIVNQKI; from the coding sequence ATGAGCACGACCAAAGCACATATCAAAATATCAAAGCTGATTTACAAGGAGAAAACCGATTTGTTGAACGAATCGGAATCCGATATCCTTAATGCATGGAAGCATGAGTCTGAAGAAAATAGATCTCTTTATGAGAGACTTGTTCAGGATTTGGATCTCGATTCTAAAAAAAAGGAATACAATCAAATCGATTCGGAACAAGCCTGGAAAAAATTGGAGCCACAATTAAAAACAGAAACAAAAGTGCGAACGCTTTTTAAAGAGTTTGTCCGTTATGCTGCTATTTTAATTTTGCCTTTGGCCATTGGGGGGTATTTGGTTTATAATGCCATCGATTCTGTTGAAACCTATGATGAAGTTTGGGTGGATAATATCACTCCGGGTACACAAAAAGCGACTTTGATTTTGTCTAATGGAGAGACAATAGATCTTGAAGATCAGCAGAATCAGTTGATAAAAACTACAGAGGGGGATCAGTTAAAAAACAGCGATCATAAACTTTCCTATGATCGTGAACATTTGGCTGAAATGAGTACAAAGTGGCATCGCTTGGTGGTTCCCAAAGGCGGAGAGTATCAACTCCAGTTGTCCGATGGAACGCAAGTTTGGCTAAATTCTGATTCCGAATTAAAATACACTGACAGATTTATTGGGGAAGATCGAATTGTGTATCTCAAGGGAGAGGCTTATTTCGATGTGGCAAAGGATAAGGAACATGCCTTTATTGTACAAACCAATAGGATGGATGTTAAGGTTTATGGTACTGAGTTTAATATGATGGCTTATGACGATGAAGAATTAACACAAACAACCCTTGTGGAGGGGAGTGTTGGGGTTCATCTGAAAAATGAAAGTGGTATTGTTGAGAAGATGATGCTGGAACCCAATATGCAGGTTGCTTATAATAAGGGTGCGTTGAAAGGGGAGCTTCGAACGGTTAAGACCAGTTTGTATACCGGATGGAAAGATGGACGATTCCAATTTAACGACGAAGACCTGGGAAGTATCATGCGAAAGCTTTCGCGTTGGTATAATGTGAAAGTTTTTTTCCAGAATCCTTCAATTCAAAATATACGCTTTACAGGTGAAATGAAACGTTTTGAGGATTTTTCGACCATTCTTAACTTGTTGGAACTGGGATCAAATGTTGAGTTTGAAGTAAAAGGAGATGTATTAATTGTTAATCAAAAAATATAA
- a CDS encoding thioredoxin family protein, which produces MKKVLVLIVATFICSGLFAQGIEFEHGTFKEALAKAKKENKLIFMDCYTSWCGPCKYLSKTIFPQKEVGDYFNQHFVSFKIDMEKGEGIELCKKYLVKSFPTLLFLDYEGNEVHKMVGGKPAEELIAGAKCAIDPDLRIGTLKEKYKNGNREYDFLMTYLTALKRQYDRVNVAVVSNELIETYSLEKFLTRDLFYVVSGSMIKYGSKEYQYLLKNKESILDKVDEKEYKNVFKNAIRTHLSQYANICKSLSDLNKEVDLCERDNMYPQIEALRKDLSYSYYLAQGQFRKWFDSKLQEAEQYDENQKFFLLLRIGDEVVRNPKFKDSKESINRALKIGHDLAATDNGVIMGNFLLAKLYLKIENKEKALKHFKLFFDNNEKAGGNNTHPSVSTVKNAIDLL; this is translated from the coding sequence ATGAAAAAGGTTTTAGTACTAATAGTAGCTACATTTATCTGTAGTGGCTTGTTTGCTCAAGGTATTGAGTTCGAACATGGAACTTTTAAGGAAGCTTTGGCAAAAGCAAAAAAAGAAAACAAGTTGATCTTTATGGACTGCTACACAAGTTGGTGTGGTCCATGTAAGTATTTATCGAAGACTATTTTCCCTCAAAAGGAAGTCGGTGACTATTTTAATCAGCATTTCGTAAGTTTTAAAATAGACATGGAAAAGGGTGAAGGGATTGAACTCTGTAAAAAGTATCTGGTTAAGTCTTTTCCAACCTTACTTTTTTTAGATTATGAGGGTAATGAAGTTCACAAAATGGTAGGTGGGAAGCCTGCAGAAGAATTGATTGCCGGAGCAAAATGTGCCATTGATCCCGATTTGAGAATTGGAACACTAAAGGAAAAATACAAAAATGGGAATAGAGAATATGATTTTTTAATGACCTATTTGACTGCCTTAAAAAGACAATATGACCGTGTGAATGTTGCGGTGGTATCAAATGAATTAATTGAAACATATTCTCTTGAAAAATTCTTAACCAGGGATTTGTTTTATGTCGTAAGTGGTTCGATGATAAAATATGGAAGTAAGGAATATCAGTACTTATTAAAAAATAAAGAGAGCATATTAGATAAGGTTGATGAGAAAGAGTATAAAAATGTTTTTAAAAATGCAATAAGAACTCACTTGAGTCAATATGCTAACATATGCAAAAGTCTTTCTGATTTGAATAAGGAGGTTGACCTGTGTGAAAGAGACAATATGTACCCTCAAATTGAGGCTTTAAGAAAAGATCTTAGTTATTCCTATTATCTCGCACAGGGGCAATTTAGAAAATGGTTTGATTCAAAGTTGCAGGAAGCTGAACAGTACGATGAAAATCAAAAGTTCTTCTTGTTACTTCGTATTGGTGATGAGGTTGTGAGAAATCCTAAATTTAAAGACTCTAAGGAATCAATAAATAGAGCCTTGAAAATAGGTCATGATTTGGCAGCTACTGATAACGGAGTGATTATGGGTAATTTCTTATTAGCTAAGCTTTATTTGAAAATTGAAAATAAGGAAAAAGCTTTAAAACACTTTAAATTGTTTTTTGATAATAATGAAAAGGCAGGAGGGAATAATACACATCCTTCAGTTAGTACTGTAAAGAATGCCATTGATCTCCTGTAG
- a CDS encoding RNA polymerase sigma-70 factor: MFTSQDFELFRKGDRQAFKCIFNTFYKALLIFAKKYVQDNDLAEDLVQEVLVKLWEKRRTIEDASTIKAFLYMSVKNKALNHFRHQKVIDAHQKEILQDKSNALFFKNHVIEEETYRLLIQAIDSLPEQTRKVCALSMNGAKNAQIAEELDLSTSTVKYHKNQALSILRERLKNQLFLLPLLAYLLDL, translated from the coding sequence ATGTTTACCTCACAAGACTTTGAATTATTTCGCAAAGGAGACAGACAAGCTTTCAAATGTATTTTTAATACGTTCTATAAAGCCTTGTTGATTTTTGCAAAAAAATATGTGCAGGATAATGATTTGGCTGAAGATTTGGTGCAAGAGGTTTTGGTGAAACTTTGGGAAAAGAGACGTACGATAGAGGATGCTTCAACTATAAAAGCGTTCTTGTACATGAGTGTGAAGAATAAAGCCCTGAATCATTTCCGTCATCAAAAAGTTATTGATGCTCATCAGAAAGAAATATTGCAAGATAAATCGAATGCGCTTTTTTTTAAGAATCACGTGATTGAGGAGGAAACCTACCGTTTGCTGATACAAGCCATTGATAGTTTGCCCGAACAAACCCGAAAGGTTTGTGCTTTGAGTATGAATGGCGCTAAGAATGCACAAATTGCGGAAGAACTCGACTTATCAACCAGTACCGTAAAATACCACAAAAATCAGGCTTTAAGCATTTTGCGAGAACGCCTTAAGAATCAACTATTCCTGTTGCCTTTATTGGCTTATCTTCTCGATTTATAA
- a CDS encoding RagB/SusD family nutrient uptake outer membrane protein, whose amino-acid sequence MKYIYYLMVLVVFSSCSDEWLDIKPKGKIIPVKVEDYRLLMDQTLFKSGSSGFVQSYGNVLYSTDDVKIPDSGYDQNFGKTSQSVYTWAEKFYLDEEEDADWQSLYSQIYVCNVVISEVLTTEGDEQEKKQLYAEAKIQRAFAYFILTNIYGKHYNKATADLDLAVPLITVPRIEGSIPRATVAEIYKFIEDDVNEVIDLLPETSEFNHRPTTASAYALLSRVNLYKADYANALIAADKCLEINDFLYDYKALEKNAWYPNVIDLPENVFNEEVLLNKGASNRYSLIYPSEELKNLYDVDSDLRWKGMMELEWFPPFADVIYIVEYLSGREIGLSVSEVILNRAECLARVGDYNLAIDDLNLIREKRYDTDTYVPLTASNKDEALQLVKDERRRELAFKGLRWFDLKRYNANDNANISLQRTVNGDNYVLEPNSERWVYPIAVKYMIKNPEIEQNPR is encoded by the coding sequence ATGAAATATATATATTATTTAATGGTACTTGTGGTTTTTTCTTCCTGTTCGGACGAATGGCTTGATATAAAACCCAAGGGAAAAATTATTCCTGTTAAGGTCGAAGATTATAGATTATTAATGGATCAAACTCTCTTCAAATCTGGATCCAGTGGTTTTGTTCAATCGTATGGAAATGTTCTTTATAGTACCGACGATGTTAAAATTCCGGATAGTGGTTACGATCAAAATTTTGGCAAGACATCACAGTCTGTTTACACCTGGGCCGAAAAGTTTTATCTGGACGAGGAGGAAGATGCTGATTGGCAGTCTTTATACAGTCAGATTTATGTTTGTAATGTAGTTATCTCCGAGGTACTGACTACCGAGGGCGACGAGCAGGAAAAGAAGCAACTATATGCTGAGGCTAAAATTCAAAGGGCTTTTGCCTATTTTATACTCACTAATATTTACGGAAAGCATTATAATAAAGCGACAGCTGATCTTGATCTGGCTGTGCCTCTGATAACCGTACCAAGAATAGAAGGAAGTATTCCCCGTGCAACTGTAGCCGAAATTTATAAATTCATTGAAGATGATGTTAATGAAGTTATCGATTTGCTTCCCGAAACAAGTGAGTTTAATCATCGACCAACTACGGCATCGGCTTATGCTCTTCTATCAAGGGTGAATTTGTACAAAGCCGATTATGCAAATGCTTTAATTGCTGCGGATAAATGTTTGGAAATTAATGACTTTTTGTATGATTATAAAGCGCTCGAGAAGAATGCCTGGTATCCTAATGTGATTGATCTGCCAGAAAATGTATTTAATGAGGAAGTACTTTTGAATAAGGGGGCTTCCAATAGATATTCTCTTATTTATCCCAGCGAGGAATTAAAAAATCTATATGATGTAGATTCAGATTTGCGATGGAAGGGGATGATGGAGCTTGAGTGGTTTCCGCCTTTTGCTGATGTGATATATATTGTTGAGTACTTAAGTGGTAGAGAGATTGGGCTAAGTGTTAGTGAAGTGATATTGAACCGTGCTGAGTGTCTTGCTCGTGTGGGTGATTATAATTTGGCAATTGACGATTTAAATTTGATTCGTGAAAAAAGATACGATACAGATACATACGTGCCTTTAACTGCCTCAAATAAAGATGAAGCCTTACAGTTGGTAAAGGATGAACGAAGACGTGAGCTGGCCTTTAAGGGCTTAAGATGGTTTGATCTGAAGCGTTATAATGCTAATGATAATGCAAATATTAGTTTGCAGCGAACAGTAAATGGAGATAATTATGTACTTGAACCAAACAGTGAGAGATGGGTGTACCCAATTGCTGTAAAGTATATGATTAAGAATCCGGAAATAGAACAAAACCCGCGTTAG
- a CDS encoding SusC/RagA family TonB-linked outer membrane protein produces the protein MRNFIILFFALNLSVLANGLSQEVSLARYENATLIEVFEDIKVQTGYGILYKIQDINPEIRVDMNVENTSVQEILGDALEGTDLDYKVQDGVIVIFKAEKSNQPEESDREQEKRELKGTVTDADGNTLPGVSVVVKGTTNGVATDIDGNYNIKIEGDNAVLVFSFVGMISQEIAYRGQVDLNVVLKYDTANLDEVVVTGYQTLSRERATGAFEKVNAVVLEEKSSVNILDKLEGQTAGVLFDKDGNVEIRGRSTLFANQKPLIVVDGFPIEGDMETINPNDIESITVLKDAAAASIWGARAANGVIVIVSKRGTGKGKTNIEFTSSLSLTQKPDLYDLPFASTESFLEAEKFLANNKYTNLPVGANQYPLTVGMDAFLKLRDGIYTQEQTDAVVNGLKNTDVRDEFSDLFLRKAVRQQYSLAISGNSERNSYYASVNYDDNQSYSKQSANERIISNLSLNSKLNDRLTVNVGINATIRNQKNNGIGLSSITSTSQYQKILDENGNYVNQPKGYYQDFKENLVDQGYPYDWDYNLKREFDNKDNYEKDVDLKLKVGFNYKILEGLDFDGRYQYEWGDNKGRSLNNEEIYYVRNFVNYRTVIEDGEVVSYVPKGSILGESYKNYKAFTTRGQLNFNKSFNNNLHNITAMAGIEVRKFERESSKGMKKYGYDPQSLQYKNINLNEGFPNAVSGRKYTIGDNTQFEDIEDRFISYYGNMAYTYAEKYTLTASARLDDSNLFGADSEYRNVPLWSLGGNWQIHKEDFFDFDFINQLSLRATYGLNGNVDKTTSPYMIALVAKDYNTQNQFAYVNNPSNPKLRWERTSVTNLGLDFSMFRNRLSGSIEYYNKYSDGLLGFVSLNSTYGFSQAKMNVAEISNKGLDFSLNALAIDKAFKWNVGLNFSHNKNVVKEIEMPDETPSSYLNMKPKVGLPYAYMYSYKWAGLSSEGLPQVYDQNGDIVSSSDAIEDADALKYEGTTTPKFYGSVINNFAYKGISLRLLMTYKLGHVFRRNTLNYRKFTSSTERNWIHEDYEKRWQNPGDELTTDVPVFPGNSSMLSSYFDAYTSNSSNTVLDASHIRIKEVILSYDMPAKIIKPLSLSKLKFSVQARNLGVIVFNSQNIDPENIPDILDIATTGGGILNQPEFTFSLKGTF, from the coding sequence ATGAGAAATTTTATTATTCTGTTTTTTGCACTCAACCTAAGTGTTTTGGCTAACGGACTTTCACAGGAGGTTTCTTTAGCCCGATACGAGAATGCTACGCTAATAGAGGTGTTTGAAGATATCAAAGTACAAACAGGTTATGGTATTCTCTACAAGATACAGGATATTAATCCTGAGATTAGAGTGGATATGAATGTGGAAAACACCAGTGTACAGGAAATTTTGGGTGATGCGCTGGAAGGAACGGACCTGGATTATAAAGTGCAGGATGGAGTGATTGTGATATTTAAAGCTGAGAAAAGTAATCAGCCTGAAGAATCAGATCGTGAACAGGAAAAGAGGGAGCTTAAAGGAACCGTTACCGATGCAGATGGCAATACCCTGCCTGGTGTTTCTGTGGTGGTAAAAGGAACAACCAATGGTGTTGCTACTGATATTGATGGCAATTACAACATTAAAATTGAAGGTGATAATGCTGTTTTGGTGTTCTCTTTTGTTGGGATGATATCGCAGGAGATTGCTTATAGGGGACAAGTTGATTTGAATGTTGTATTGAAGTATGATACAGCAAATTTGGATGAAGTTGTAGTAACAGGTTACCAAACCCTTTCCAGAGAGAGAGCAACAGGTGCATTCGAGAAAGTAAATGCCGTAGTACTCGAAGAAAAGTCGAGTGTGAACATTCTGGATAAGTTGGAGGGCCAGACTGCCGGTGTTTTATTCGACAAGGATGGGAATGTTGAGATTCGTGGTAGAAGCACACTTTTTGCCAATCAAAAACCTCTTATAGTTGTCGATGGTTTTCCGATTGAAGGAGATATGGAAACAATAAACCCCAATGACATTGAAAGTATTACAGTGTTGAAAGATGCTGCCGCTGCTTCTATTTGGGGAGCCAGAGCTGCAAATGGTGTCATTGTTATTGTTTCGAAAAGAGGAACTGGCAAAGGGAAGACTAATATTGAATTCACCTCTTCATTGTCCTTAACTCAAAAGCCTGATTTATATGATTTACCTTTTGCATCTACCGAATCATTTTTAGAGGCGGAGAAGTTTTTGGCGAATAATAAGTATACCAACTTGCCTGTAGGTGCTAATCAATACCCTTTGACAGTTGGTATGGATGCTTTTCTTAAACTAAGAGATGGTATTTATACTCAGGAGCAAACTGATGCTGTTGTTAATGGACTGAAAAATACGGATGTAAGAGATGAGTTTTCTGATTTGTTTTTAAGAAAAGCAGTCAGACAACAATACAGTCTGGCTATTAGTGGGAATAGTGAAAGGAACTCCTACTATGCTTCAGTTAATTATGATGACAATCAATCTTATTCCAAGCAATCTGCTAATGAAAGAATTATTTCCAATTTAAGTTTAAATTCTAAATTGAATGACCGATTGACTGTTAATGTTGGAATTAATGCGACGATTCGAAATCAAAAGAACAATGGAATTGGTCTTTCAAGTATTACTAGCACTTCTCAGTACCAAAAGATATTGGATGAAAATGGTAATTACGTAAACCAGCCTAAGGGTTATTATCAAGATTTCAAGGAGAATTTGGTTGATCAGGGCTACCCTTACGATTGGGATTACAATCTTAAAAGAGAATTCGATAATAAGGATAATTATGAGAAAGATGTTGATTTGAAATTAAAAGTTGGTTTTAATTATAAAATTCTCGAAGGGCTTGATTTTGATGGGCGTTACCAGTACGAATGGGGCGATAACAAAGGAAGAAGCCTTAACAATGAAGAAATTTATTATGTAAGGAATTTTGTTAATTACAGAACGGTAATTGAAGATGGAGAGGTTGTTTCCTATGTACCCAAAGGGTCAATTCTTGGTGAATCCTATAAAAATTATAAGGCCTTTACTACCAGAGGACAATTAAATTTTAATAAATCGTTTAATAATAACTTGCATAATATTACAGCCATGGCAGGTATCGAAGTTCGAAAATTTGAGCGCGAATCATCCAAGGGTATGAAAAAATATGGTTATGATCCTCAAAGCCTCCAGTACAAGAATATTAATTTAAATGAAGGATTTCCGAATGCTGTTAGTGGTCGAAAATATACGATTGGGGATAATACACAATTTGAAGATATAGAAGATCGTTTTATTTCCTACTATGGAAATATGGCTTATACATATGCCGAAAAATATACGCTGACTGCCAGTGCCCGTTTGGACGATTCAAATCTTTTTGGTGCTGATTCTGAATATCGTAACGTACCTCTGTGGTCGCTTGGTGGTAATTGGCAAATACATAAGGAAGATTTTTTTGATTTTGATTTTATTAATCAGTTAAGTTTAAGAGCAACTTATGGCTTGAATGGGAATGTTGATAAAACAACCAGCCCCTACATGATTGCTTTGGTTGCAAAAGATTACAATACACAAAATCAATTTGCTTATGTCAATAATCCAAGCAATCCAAAACTGCGATGGGAAAGAACTTCAGTTACAAACCTGGGTCTTGATTTCTCGATGTTTCGCAATAGACTATCGGGTAGCATTGAGTATTACAATAAGTACAGTGATGGTTTGTTAGGTTTTGTATCGCTGAATTCTACATATGGTTTTTCGCAAGCTAAAATGAACGTTGCCGAGATTTCAAACAAGGGACTCGATTTCAGTCTGAATGCACTGGCTATCGACAAAGCTTTTAAATGGAATGTTGGCCTTAATTTTTCTCATAACAAAAATGTGGTAAAGGAGATTGAGATGCCTGATGAGACTCCATCTTCTTACTTAAACATGAAGCCTAAGGTTGGTTTACCTTATGCTTATATGTACAGTTACAAATGGGCTGGTCTGTCTTCAGAAGGTTTACCTCAGGTATATGACCAAAATGGCGACATTGTTTCTTCATCTGATGCAATTGAAGATGCTGATGCACTAAAGTATGAAGGAACGACGACCCCAAAATTTTATGGAAGTGTAATAAATAATTTTGCATACAAAGGCATTTCCTTAAGACTTCTTATGACCTATAAGTTGGGACATGTTTTCCGAAGAAATACCTTGAATTACAGAAAATTCACATCTTCTACTGAGAGAAATTGGATTCATGAAGATTATGAAAAAAGATGGCAGAATCCAGGTGATGAATTAACGACTGACGTGCCTGTTTTCCCTGGCAATTCTTCGATGTTGTCTTCTTACTTTGATGCTTATACCAGCAACAGTAGCAATACGGTTCTCGATGCTTCTCATATCAGAATTAAGGAAGTTATTTTATCATACGACATGCCTGCTAAAATAATTAAGCCCCTTTCACTATCTAAACTGAAATTCTCTGTTCAGGCAAGAAATTTGGGCGTAATCGTTTTTAACAGTCAAAATATCGACCCGGAAAATATCCCAGATATCTTAGATATCGCTACCACAGGTGGCGGAATCCTGAATCAACCTGAGTTTACATTCAGCTTAAAAGGTACATTTTAA
- a CDS encoding FecR family protein produces MKLKEEYIINLAIDYSKRELSDTQKRDLDNFLSENEANRRLFNHYRKLYLKGRSIAFYHQLDQQKAWNSIASNITKKKTKTWKLSTWLPYAAAVLIIAVVSTLVLKNQVEKVDFSKAYNFAEFAHAGNKKATLTLADGSKVKLQDNIEQLISEKDGTQISKDSANNLAYTSKTTKKIELLYNTIDVPRGGEYSLTLTDGTKVWLNADTKLRYPVKFLKGKRDVYLTGEAYFEVAHNKQAPFIVHTHDSEVKVLGTKFNVSGYDDQNFIATTLVEGSVQINNLNQTEILKPGYQSTILRGKDQIMIKKVDADLYTSWVSGVYEFEDMELEYIMIQLGRWYDVDFFFMNEEYKHIRFTGAFEKENSFEYALNMIERIADVDFAIKGKYIVVGRQ; encoded by the coding sequence ATGAAATTAAAAGAGGAATATATTATTAATCTGGCAATCGACTATTCAAAAAGAGAGTTGTCTGATACACAAAAAAGAGATTTAGATAATTTTCTTTCAGAAAATGAGGCAAACAGACGTCTGTTTAATCATTATCGTAAACTTTATCTTAAGGGGCGTTCAATAGCTTTTTATCATCAGCTTGATCAGCAAAAGGCCTGGAATAGTATTGCATCAAATATCACAAAGAAAAAAACGAAAACCTGGAAGCTATCTACCTGGCTTCCTTATGCCGCTGCCGTTTTGATTATTGCTGTTGTGAGTACTCTTGTTTTAAAGAATCAAGTTGAAAAGGTTGATTTTTCAAAGGCTTATAATTTTGCTGAATTTGCTCATGCAGGAAATAAAAAAGCGACTTTAACCTTAGCTGATGGTTCAAAAGTTAAATTACAAGATAATATTGAACAGCTGATATCTGAAAAAGATGGAACTCAGATTTCTAAAGATTCAGCTAATAATCTGGCCTATACTTCAAAAACAACAAAGAAAATAGAACTGCTTTACAATACAATTGATGTGCCTAGAGGAGGGGAGTATTCATTAACCCTGACCGATGGTACTAAAGTATGGTTGAATGCTGATACCAAATTGCGATACCCGGTTAAGTTTTTGAAAGGTAAAAGAGATGTGTATTTGACTGGAGAGGCCTATTTTGAGGTCGCGCACAATAAGCAAGCTCCCTTTATTGTCCATACTCATGATTCAGAAGTGAAAGTTTTGGGAACCAAATTTAATGTATCGGGCTATGATGATCAGAATTTTATAGCGACAACACTTGTCGAAGGATCTGTGCAGATCAACAATTTAAATCAAACTGAAATATTGAAGCCGGGGTATCAATCAACCATTCTAAGAGGGAAAGATCAGATCATGATTAAAAAAGTGGATGCTGATTTGTATACGTCTTGGGTGAGTGGCGTTTATGAATTTGAGGATATGGAGCTTGAGTATATTATGATTCAATTGGGACGATGGTATGATGTTGATTTCTTTTTTATGAATGAAGAATACAAACATATCCGTTTTACCGGGGCCTTTGAGAAAGAGAATTCATTTGAATATGCTCTTAATATGATAGAACGCATTGCAGATGTTGATTTTGCAATCAAAGGGAAGTATATCGTTGTTGGACGTCAATAA
- a CDS encoding RNA polymerase sigma factor — MNNQEQLIIQKLQNGDESGLRQMFDIYYSPLCVFALKYIDSFDLAEDLVQDIFIGFWENNRVKQLNVSLKSYLFTSVKNNALNYIRKNKSYQIETMNDEFDILMDDSFDPEDLEQMKVKLYQELENLSQQSRNVFEAIIFQNMKYKDVAEDLNISVNTVKTHFARALKQLRNSLDVIILFMFL, encoded by the coding sequence ATGAACAATCAGGAGCAATTAATTATACAGAAATTACAAAATGGCGACGAGTCTGGTTTGCGCCAAATGTTTGATATTTATTATTCTCCTCTCTGTGTGTTCGCTTTAAAATATATTGATTCTTTCGATTTGGCTGAAGATTTGGTTCAAGATATATTTATAGGTTTTTGGGAAAATAACAGAGTTAAACAGTTGAATGTTTCATTAAAATCCTACCTTTTTACATCAGTAAAAAACAATGCTCTGAATTACATTCGTAAAAATAAGAGCTATCAAATTGAAACCATGAATGATGAGTTTGATATCTTGATGGATGATTCTTTTGATCCTGAAGATTTAGAACAAATGAAAGTAAAACTTTATCAGGAGTTAGAAAACCTTTCACAACAAAGCAGAAACGTATTTGAAGCGATTATCTTTCAGAATATGAAATACAAGGATGTTGCTGAGGATTTAAATATTTCGGTTAATACCGTTAAAACCCATTTCGCACGGGCATTGAAACAACTTCGTAATTCTTTGGATGTTATCATCTTGTTTATGTTTCTGTAG